TTAGCCGGCGGCGGCGTCGAGCCGGCGCATCAGCGAACCGCGTTCGGTCCGACCCGGCGCGGCCAGCGCCCGGACATCATCGCGGCGGCCGTGGCCGCAACCCACAGGTCCGTGACGGTCAGTCCCGCGCGCTGGAACAGCCCGTGGCGCGACCCGGCTAGGGTCGCGGCTAGGGAGGCCGCACTGACGAGGCCCGTCACCACCGAGGCGGCCGCCCATCCGCGCCTGCCCGCTCTGTTCAAGGGAACTGCGGCGCAGAGAGGAACGGCCGCGAGAGACACGTACCCCACCCCCGCGAACGCGCCGTGGGCGGCGTCCACTCCGGCGTCCAGGGGCAGTGCCGCGACGCCCAACGTGGCCAGACCGGTGGTTGCGGCCGCGATCCAGGCCGGTCCCGGCAGAAAACGTCGCAGAGCCACGGCGTAGGCGGGCAGGCCGGCGCCGAAGACGATGAATCCGGCCGTCATGCCGGCCCGCGTGGGAGCGCCCGCCGCAGCCAGACGGCTGATCGCGTCCTGCACCGGGGAGTACCCAGGCGTCCTCAGCCCCTGCACCGCCCAAGCTGAGAGGAAGGCTGCCGGGCCGATCACCCCACCGGCGGCCAGAAGACGCGTGGACCTCGACTCCGCGGAGGTCACAGCTGGTCCGCCAGCATCCGGATGTCCCCCACGGGCTGGAACCCCAGCCGCTCGAGGATGGGCCGGGCGGCGGGACGCGCCTGAGTGGTCAGGACCGGCGTTCCCCGGCGTACCGCCTCCTGCCACCGCGCCGCGACGAGCGCCCTGTACGCCCCGCGCCCACGGAGGTGCGGGACCGTGCTGCCGCCGTTGAGCTGGACCCCCGCCGGAAGAAAGGTCGCCTGGCCGGCCGCCGCCGGCTCCCCGTCCACAAACGCGAGGTATCGAACGGCGTGGTCCCACGACCGCTGGGCCTCCCAGTGGGCCCGAGCCGCCTCCTCGGACCCCTTTACCGTCGCCTCGTCCGCGCCGAAGGCGGTGTGCTGGACGCGCATAAAGGTGACCATGTCCTGCGCGGACGCAACCGGTCTCACCTCGACCCCCGCCGGAGGCTCCGCGGGGGCCCGGTCGGCAACCATCGCCGTCAGCGGCTCTTCGGTCTCTGTCAGTCCCAGCCGGAGCAGGCGGTGGCTGGCGTCGGATGGCGTCGCGGACCAGCCCACCATCCACTCGGTCCGGCTGCGGCCATCGCCGGCGACCAGGCGCCTAACGCGCTCCACCGCTTCGGCCAGGTCGTGATCGGAGGCCCTGACCCGCTGCACCACCGACAGCCCCGGGTAGATCGGCGGTGCGAACCACAGCAGGAACTTGTCGTCGGTCACCAGGCGGGAGCCGGGGGATGTCCCCCCCACCGACAGGGGATCCTCCGCCATACGCAGCACGGCGGCAGTGAACGGTGACGGTGGAGCCATGGCCTGCGGTGCCTCGTCCATACGACCTATTCGTCCGCCACGGCATCGCGGTATCGGCGCCCCCGGGAGGACTCGAACCTCCGACACCAGGTTTAGGAAACCTGTGCTCTGTCCCCTGAGCTACGGGGGCGGGGACGCCGTTCATCCTAGGGCCTCCTGAAGCCGAGCCGCCCGGAGAAACCCGCCGACGGGACCAGGCCCCTGCGCCGTTTCTATGGATAGAGAGTGGGGTCCCGGAGCGCTAACTAGTCCCTTATGACCAGCGCATCCCCCAATCGGGTCCATTGCGCGGCGGGCCCCAGGGACGTTGAACAGGTATCGGCTTCACCCAACGGAAGGACAGTTCACGCCCATGAACTCCAGAATCGCTCCCGCGCTCGTCTCGGCAGTCATGTTCGCCGCCTCGCTGTCGGCTGCGGCCCCCGCCGCGGCGGCTCCCACGGCACCCCACGACGGCACCCACGTCCTGGTCAAGCTGCGCCCCAGGACTTCGGCCTCCGACAGGGCCAGGGTCCACGGCTCCAGCGCCGTCAGCTCCATCTCCGGGCTCGGAGTCGACGTCGCCAGGGTCCGCGC
This portion of the Actinomycetota bacterium genome encodes:
- a CDS encoding DUF998 domain-containing protein, with the protein product MTSAESRSTRLLAAGGVIGPAAFLSAWAVQGLRTPGYSPVQDAISRLAAAGAPTRAGMTAGFIVFGAGLPAYAVALRRFLPGPAWIAAATTGLATLGVAALPLDAGVDAAHGAFAGVGYVSLAAVPLCAAVPLNRAGRRGWAAASVVTGLVSAASLAATLAGSRHGLFQRAGLTVTDLWVAATAAAMMSGRWPRRVGPNAVR